One Lysinibacillus sp. OF-1 DNA segment encodes these proteins:
- the acpP gene encoding acyl carrier protein, producing MSTVLERVTKVIVDRLGVEESEVTLEASFRDDLGADSLDVVELVMELEDEFDMEISDEDAEKISTVGSAISYIESKLN from the coding sequence TTGTCTACAGTATTAGAACGTGTAACAAAAGTAATCGTGGACCGTTTAGGTGTTGAAGAAAGCGAGGTAACACTTGAAGCTTCTTTCCGTGATGATTTAGGTGCTGACTCATTAGACGTAGTTGAACTTGTAATGGAACTTGAAGACGAGTTTGATATGGAAATTTCTGATGAAGATGCTGAAAAAATCTCAACAGTAGGTTCTGCAATTTCATACATCGAAAGTAAATTAAACTAA
- the rnc gene encoding ribonuclease III: MAMKRKGTMQKSGVLPEKVRNQFELLQHELNITFINKNLLYQAFTHSSYVNEHRRKLFTDNERLEFLGDAVLELSVSKYLFEKYPNMSEGELTKLRASIVCEPSLVIFANELGFGRFVLLGKGEELTGGRERPALLADVFESFVGALYLDQELQTVVSFLERIVFPKVEVGAFSHVMDFKSQLQEMVQQTNNGLLHYEIIDEKGPAHNRTFVSSVLLNGQELGIGRGKSKKEAEQQAAQCAMRMMREEAAKEEA, from the coding sequence ATGGCTATGAAAAGAAAAGGAACTATGCAGAAATCTGGCGTACTTCCTGAAAAAGTACGCAACCAATTCGAGCTGTTACAGCATGAATTAAATATCACTTTTATTAATAAAAATTTATTGTATCAAGCATTCACGCATTCATCTTATGTGAATGAGCATCGCCGTAAGCTATTTACGGATAATGAGCGTCTTGAATTTTTAGGAGACGCAGTACTTGAACTATCTGTTTCTAAATATCTTTTTGAGAAATACCCAAATATGAGCGAGGGTGAGTTAACAAAGTTAAGAGCTTCTATCGTTTGTGAGCCATCACTAGTTATTTTTGCGAATGAATTAGGCTTTGGACGCTTCGTGTTACTTGGAAAAGGTGAGGAATTAACAGGTGGTCGGGAACGCCCAGCGCTACTTGCGGATGTGTTTGAATCATTTGTAGGTGCACTCTATCTAGATCAAGAATTACAAACGGTCGTGTCGTTTTTAGAGCGTATCGTGTTCCCAAAAGTAGAAGTAGGTGCTTTTTCGCATGTGATGGATTTTAAAAGTCAATTGCAAGAAATGGTACAACAAACTAATAATGGACTTCTTCATTACGAAATAATCGATGAAAAAGGCCCAGCACATAACCGTACCTTTGTATCAAGCGTATTATTGAACGGGCAAGAGCTTGGTATTGGTCGTGGAAAATCAAAAAAAGAAGCCGAGCAGCAAGCTGCACAATGTGCAATGCGAATGATGCGTGAAGAAGCTGCAAAAGAGGAGGCTTAA